CTTCATAAAGCCGAGCGAGCAATGGGACTTGGTCGTCGCACACGATAAGCAAAAAAGCAGTAGACCCATAATTGGTCTACTGCTTTTTTCTATAAAAAAAAAAAAAAACGAATGCAAATGCATCCGCTTAGTATCCGCTATTTTTCTTCATGATTTTACCTACAAAAAAGGATAATCCCAATGTTCCAACCAAAAGAATGATTGTAAACACTTGCATAACCAAGTATGCTAATCCATCCATTGTTTCGCCTTGCATGTAACCGCCTCCACTACTGTTTTCTTCAGTATAGTAGAAGTTTGTACGTAAGTAAACCTAAACTGATGGTTATTTTACGCTCTCTGGATGTTCTTGTTCCCAAAGTTTCTCGAAAAAAGACTGGCCCTTAATCATAGCTTCACATAACTCATAATGACGACTTGTCCAACCAGATTGTACCTCATGAACAAAACGGCCCCATGCTTCCGAGCGCTCAAGGTATTGAATCTCTTCATAGGACTCCGGCCTCCACTCAGTATACCAATATCGTACCTCTGCATCCGTGCCTGATTGTTTGAGCTCATCAAGGACCATATAGAGAAGGAGCTTTAACTGCCTTTCCTTCCTTGTCAGACCAATCATCTCGTCGGGTGAAGGAGAGAGTATATGATATTCCTTTGAAACAAAGGGAGTTTCAAGATCGTACTGCTTCCATTGCCCGTTCTCCAAATGCTCATACACAAGTTGCTGCTGTCTAGGAGTTAAGCGACTTTTGCGGATAGGTGTTTGATACCCTGCTGTATCCACGGCAAGAATTCTTCTTCCATCTGATGCGATAAAACAATAATCCAGTTGAATTCTGGACATATTTTTTCGCAAGTAACTTTTTTGATACACTTCTTGAAGCAGTTCTTCAGGTAGGTCTAATAACTCATTTTCCAAATAATCCATCAATTGTTCTGACACATTAATTAAAATGACTTGATCGAGGACCTCTACACGATCACTCGGACGCCATTCCACAAAATCACATACATTATAGCCGTTCTCTTCCCCTTCAAACCAGTTAATCCACACATCACGCATGACGACCATTATAAAACCTCCTTGCGAGCAAATTCGATAGTACCCACAGTATAGGCAATGGTTAACCAGTTTATTCCACAGTGTTCATACTCTTTAAAACTTCTTTTAACCACGTCTCACATTCTTCACCTGTAAAACGCAACCAATCGTCCGTTTTCCATTCAGGACGCTTTGTACTTGATGCTCGTGCAAGCTGATAGCCAACATA
The nucleotide sequence above comes from Alkalicoccobacillus plakortidis. Encoded proteins:
- a CDS encoding DUF3603 family protein, with the translated sequence MVVMRDVWINWFEGEENGYNVCDFVEWRPSDRVEVLDQVILINVSEQLMDYLENELLDLPEELLQEVYQKSYLRKNMSRIQLDYCFIASDGRRILAVDTAGYQTPIRKSRLTPRQQQLVYEHLENGQWKQYDLETPFVSKEYHILSPSPDEMIGLTRKERQLKLLLYMVLDELKQSGTDAEVRYWYTEWRPESYEEIQYLERSEAWGRFVHEVQSGWTSRHYELCEAMIKGQSFFEKLWEQEHPESVK